The window tcacctgcctccaacccgataaacagccatccaccattaccctctggctcttcccattcagccactgttgaatccatcttgctattcctgcatttatacccaacagttgaaccttcttaaccaaccttccatgaggaaccttgtcaaaggccttactaaagtccatatagacaacatccactgctttaccctcgtcaatttccctagtaacctcttcaaaaaattcaagaagattagtcaaacatgaccttccaggcacaaatccatgttgactgttgaaTATACGAGGTAATTTCCTCCAACAGAATCTATATAATGTGTGACAGATTGTAAGCAATTGCTCTTTTTGTGAAGAGCAATGCTGGAGTAGACAGAATGGCTGATCTGATTGCAagacacagcaggcagtgaagaaagctaatggcgtgttggccttcattgcgagagaatttgtgtttaggagcaaggaggtcctactgcatctatacagggcactggtgagattgcacctggagtattgtgtgcaattttggtctcttaatttgaggaacgaaattattgctattgagggagtgcggtgtaggttcaccaggttaattccaggatggcgggactgacatatgatgaaagaatgggtcacctgtgcttgtatgcactggaatttagaaggatgagaggatatcttatagaaacatataaaattctgcaaggattggacaggctaaatacaggaaaaatgttcctgatgttgggggagtccagaaccaggggtcacagtttaagaataaggggtagtccatttaggactgagatggggacaaactttttcacccagagagttgtgaatctgtggaattccctgccacagaaggcagtggaggccaattcactggatgttttcaagagagagttagatttagctcatagggctaacagaatcaacggatatggggaaaaagcaggaacggggtactgattatagatgatcagccatgatcatattgaatggcgatgctggttcgaaggggcgAATGTTTCTAAGACAGGTTAGCTGATAATATTTGAAGCATGAAGCAGTCTCTTATTTAAAGGCATCTAATGTGAGtgtggtgttatctgcaaacctCAATTGCACTATAGGAAGTAACCTCCATCAAATTAATCTAATTGTGTGGTTGAACATAAAACAAATTCTCGTTATGTTACACTAGAATATTTGAAATGATTTATTTCTCATAGGTTCAATTTAATTTTGTTATATGAAGGATCTCACAGAGTGTTGCACCATCTGCAAAGCTTATTCATATGTGAAATAACTTTCAATTGAAACTTTGACACAATATTATATTTTTCTCTAAATGTGAAGAGCAAAGCCAAGTAGGGtgtaaatgttttcctcattagGAATCTCCCCACTGATTTATACTTTTCTGAGACATTGCTTACCTGTAGCATTGGAACAAAGCATTGTAGAGGTGCAATCAAGACTGTCTGAATAAAATCATCTCAATCtctttgcaggaaaaatgttggtatTCTCTGTCAGACTAACACACACGGTGGATATTGTTAGCACGCTTCACATTAAATTCCCAATTAGAGGCACTTTGAGTTTAAAGAGGATGGAGGAATTGTCAATGATGTTTGCACAATCCGCATGAAAGTGTGTATTACCAGACTCATGGTAATCATTGGCTCCATCATCGCACAAAAAGGAGGAACAATTGAATGACACTGAGAACATTGAGACCCTTCATTGGAAGGACACAGAAGGCcagctaaaatggtggaaagtgtGCATCACCTCCTAAACTCCCACATTGCTGTCCTATCAAGCACCCGTGATACAATTTACAGAACTCCCATTGGTCTTATCAGCCAGCTTGGAACTGGTGTGTAAACAGATGAATATTGACCGTGAGGGTTCTGTTGAAGAAGAACATTGTAAGAACTTTCAACTCATCAATAGAGGAAATCATGCAACCTCAGTTTCAGTGTTGTGTTACAAATGGAATCATGACCATGCTGTTCTGTGCACCTTGCATATGAATTTCGTGTTTTCATGAGCAATGTTAGGAAGACACATAATTCTGCTTTatcattataaaaaaaaaacagaattattTTTAGGCGGTATAATTTAATATCTCAGCGTTAAATTCGAACTCATCTGCTCCTTCACACTATCTGCTCCTTTCCCATACCCCAAGAAGACTTATGTTTACAAATCTACTGTTCCTTTCTTAAATGCATTCAgcaacttggcctccattgcctactGTAGTAGCAAATTTCACAGGTTCATTACTCTCTAagtgaagaaattcctcatctctggTCAGAATATCATATTTCATGTCCACTGGGTCAAGCCCTTATGGACTTTTATATGtatctatgagatcccctctcatttttctaaaccctAGTGTATACAAGCTTGGTCAACCTAATCATTCCTTCGACCACTGTCTTCTCACACTAGAAATCAGATATTGAACATTCATTACATTTCCTCTATGCCATGCATGTAGTTTGTTAAGCAAGGAGATGTGTTCATTCTACATATTTTTGGTACTGAGTTATGCAGAGAGCCTTCACCACTAACAATTATGTAATTAATACGATTAAAGGTATCACAAAATGTCGCAGGAATAAAAGTGTCATCATTTACTGAGACCTATAGCTGATGGAGGGGCGGGGTCAATGTCTCCGATAGTCAATACAAATATTGTTAAACTTGTAACAGGTGGGCAAAGAAACACAAATAACTAACAGGAAATAATGTAGAGATTAGGTAAAAAAAAGAAATACACCCATATAATTCAATGTACTAGTTCATTTAAATCCAATATGttatattatattaaaaaaaaaccagaagAGTCAGAAAGAGAGACTAAAGATACAGGGAATATTGCGTTTATTTGAACATCAAATGGAATATACCACAGGAAATGAGGacttgcacatttaaaaaatcataatGGGCTAATAATTGAAAGTACTTCTGTTTCATGTTCCACTGTTTTAACTAACCTGGGTTTACAGTTGGCAACAAATCATGAACGGGACCAAAATGTAGCAGAGATGCTCACACAATTATATGCATAAAAACATTTGATTTACTGTGttcatcaagattcaagatataaCTTTTTCCCAACATAACTGCCTCATTCATATTTGCAATAATTCTTTAGCAGTGCAGGTAGTTCTAGCCAGTCAATAGCTAGTCTGTGCATTATGTGTTTCTGTACAACCTGACGGCACAAAGTCTGTAGAGATGGAACTGCAGGGACAAAAATCAAAAGTGATCTTTTTAATCACAAATTTCATACTTCAAACTGACTGAAGTTCATGCATTTGATCTGTATTTATCAATGAACACGCACATATTTGTTTTTGAATCATTTTCATGCTTTTGTCCAGTAGGCTATCCAAAGCAGTGACGTGGTTGGAATTACCTTTCATCACAATATTTGATTTCTTCGTGACGTTATTTGGTATATCATATACACTTCATAAATCATGCTATAGCTACATTAAGTTTTAGATTTACAGGctaaattttgatttttttaatggatATATGTATCTGTCTACTTTTACCACATCGCAAAGAAATATAGACAAGATTTTCGacactgaattaaaaaaatacagtCTAGATttgttcttattgaaacagagTGGCCGATGAAGACTATCTGTACAAATATTCTAATTGAACTGAAGCAATTTTATCTTTATGTACTCTGAATGCAAAATTGTTGATGCGTATACTGATATTCCTTCATATTTTTTCAGAACAAAACACAATCTATTTTCAAGGATGACATAATATACTAGTTTGCAATCCAGGACATAAGTACAAACCACAAATGCAATGCACTGGCATTCAAGAAAATGAATACAGCGTTATTCCTAAAGCAAATCAAATTGAAAGATTAGCCTAATGATGGCTATTAGTTGGTGATACTTACAACCATAGTCTACTTGAATAATCCTTACAGATTTAGTGGAAGCGAACACATCCACAACAGCATAAAGAGGCTGATTTATGGGGATTCCTCTGGCGCAGGGACCCATATCCTCGCCGTTGATGACAATGTGCAAGTCTCCCATATTAGCACGAATGATATACAAGACCCCGACTCTACTCCCTCTGGCAGTTGCAGGAAGAATATTGGTCTTGTACAATTGATCCAAGATGTGACTGTACCTTCCTGGTCTGCTCCGTCCCACCAGTTTGTCCTTGGGGACCTTACAATTGCCAATTTGCAGAAAAGCCTCCATGGAACAGTGCGATTTTGGAGCAGGATTTGACTGTTGATCATCAGTGGTGACCTTATTATGATTTCTGGTTATTGCAAAAATCCAACTGCTCCCCAAATTTACCAGATCAGGGAGGGAGTACTCAGGAACAGTCTCCAGATTTCTTGGATCGTGTGCCGTCAAACCAATCCTTACATTACCGCACCAGCCTAACTCCTTCTCTTCAATTTCTACAAGGAAAATCTTGCCAGGGTCCAAAGGTTCTTTACTGAAACAAACTCCGTTGCCAAAGCTCTCGGCCCTGGTGGCCTGAGTCTGGGAATCATCCAGTCTCACGTTAGCTCCGTGGATTTGATGGAAACGCATATATAAATCTGACACTGCAGCCATTCTGTGATCCTTACTGCTTCTGCTATTTTTAACTGTGGCTGGAATTTATGCCCtgacagctgggactgacggtgAAGCCTTTGGCTGAAACTTGCTGTCCAGTTTCCCAGAATCCTTCTGCTTCTCAAAGCACCAAAACTAATTAAACCATTAGGGAGgatatgaggattttttttttcacccagaaaatAGTATGGGTATGGAATTTTACTTGCCTAGAAGAGTCGTCCAAAATGTCTGACCTATCAATCAAAAGAACTAAGTTATCAGTGTTTATTGATACGAAAGCCAGATTACTGTTGATAGTTGATAGAAGCAatcagctggaagaactcagctggtTGTGTGGTatttgtggtggggagggggtgtggggtgggggtggaaccATTGCCAATGTTTCATGTTTATGTAGTTGTACAAAATGATACATGGAataatacagcgaggaaacaggcccttcagcccaacttacccacaccaaccaaaatgcccaatcagattcagattcaattttaattgtcattgtcagtgtacagtacagagacaacgaaatccacactagtcccacctgcctgtatttggcccatatccctctaaacttgtcctatccacataTGTGCCCGAATgcctttttaaacattgttattgtacctgcctcaaccacatccAATGGTGGCTCATTCCATAAATGTACCACCCTCTGCATGGGAAAAACCtctaggttgcccctcaggttaatattaaatccttctcctcttatcataaacctatgcccgctgaggcagcacagtagtgcagtggtagagttgctgccttagagtgccagagacttggatttgatcctgactacaggtgcttggctGTATGGGAGTTTGTCCATTtttcttgtgaccgtgtgggtttcctctgggtgctccagtttcctcccacatttcaaagacgtgctggtttgcaggtcaattggtttctgtaaattgaccctattcTATGATAGAACTAGTACAGGGAAtcattggtgggccaaagggcctgtttccatcctgtatttcaaatctaaactaaacatgtaatCCCCCATCCCATTTctgccccttatgattttatagatTCTAAGATCATCCTTCCATCTCCTACATTTGAAGGAATATATCTTTCaaggctgcccaacctcttcctatagcccagactctcgagtcctggcaacatcgttttGAATCTTTCCAGTACTCTTTCAACCTTAGTGACATCTTTCCAGGAGCTATGTGATGAAAATTGAACACAATGTTCCAAGGTTTTGGATAAATAAAAATTACAATCCACTTCAAAGTGTGGAGAGGCAGGGAGGGTAGAAGGGTTGTGGGGAAAGAGAATCTCCCTGTGGATATAATCATTGCAGTAGGGGGAGTATTGGTCAGCAGTGGACCATTGGGGATAAGGATGTAAGGTTATGATGACTGGGTTAAGGCTATTGGGTAGGGGAAATAGTGGAGGTGATAAGGAGACAATAGGGTGCACAGTGGTGCTGATGCCttacacgccagagacccaggtttgagccTGTCTACGaagggagtttgtaccttctccctgtgactgcgtagggtgTTCTGCTTTCCCTGCTATGAACCTGCTTTCCCCCCACAGgtgcaggttcataggttaattggcatcagtacaatgttcctggtgtgtagattagaactagtgttcaggtgatcattggtcagtgttgTGCGGCAAATGAAActtttcactactcgtaatttacttaactttatttaagctttaagcaactgatTTATTTAATACAtcaactcagaaacgtctggcaaacatggatgATTCCGCAGGCCTTTCCTGCCCGAAATTCTTCGCACACGCGCACTCCGGAAAagtcctgcacatgcgcacatgcaccCGCTTCAGTCAgcgtgggctgagggcctgtttccatgctgtatctctaaattgaactaatGGTGACGGGATGGGGGAAGCAATTAGTAACCATAACCATTTACAACGCTCCTTCCTGGAAGACGCGTGTATTTGGATTTCACTGTGGTAGTCTACGTGAAGCCTGGCCCTTTATATAAAAACTGCATGCTTCAAACCTACTGGCAGACCCAGCATTTGTGGAGTAAGATAGTGTAAGTGACAATGAAACAAGTATTTTTTGCAAAAATTCATTAGAATGCTGTGTtaactgctgaattactccagcattttgtgtctttggtgtaagccagtatctgcagttcctttttattacattatttttGGGGGGGAATTTACTGTATGTGGCCTGAGGACCCTGCACAAGTGTATCTAAAGCCCAACTTCGCTTTGAAAAATGTGTTACCAATGCagttggggtttttttaaatacCATAGTGATGTGCACAAATTCATTGTTCAGTCTAAAAATCATGGTATATTGTTGTAGAAAATCGCTTTAACATTCCTGTAAATCAGCATACACTGGTTTTTGCGGCACTTCCAGTAAAGAATCAGGAGTCACTCGGCTTCCACTTACTATATTTTTCAGATGTGTTAAGAATTCCTTTTATTTCATAACTTGTTCATTACAGTTCAAATAAGTGATTAAAAAGTTATTCAATATTTAATGTAAATAGCAAAATATTTCATTGACATTTTCTAAAACATTTAAATCTGCCACTGTACTTTATAAAATTAAAATCTATGTCCATATGTCCCTAAATAATTGTCGCCAGGATTATGTTATCTCTTATCAGGTATGGTTGCACCATTCTTAAAGTTACGATTCTCATTTAAAAAGTTCAGATTAAAAGTTAGTTACCCATTGGCTTACCTACTGTAAGTCTTATTTCAGAAGGAGTTTCCATTTACATAATGCATTTCCATTCCCAGAAAGTCCAAAACATTTTGCAAATGtaaaaaaacaggaaggaaggtgTTCCGTCAAAATAGCAACATATATAATTAATAAAATTGACCATCTCTGATGTTGATTGAGAGAAATAATAATTG is drawn from Leucoraja erinacea ecotype New England chromosome 21, Leri_hhj_1, whole genome shotgun sequence and contains these coding sequences:
- the neurl2 gene encoding neuralized-like protein 2, producing MAAVSDLYMRFHQIHGANVRLDDSQTQATRAESFGNGVCFSKEPLDPGKIFLVEIEEKELGWCGNVRIGLTAHDPRNLETVPEYSLPDLVNLGSSWIFAITRNHNKVTTDDQQSNPAPKSHCSMEAFLQIGNCKVPKDKLVGRSRPGRYSHILDQLYKTNILPATARGSRVGVLYIIRANMGDLHIVINGEDMGPCARGIPINQPLYAVVDVFASTKSVRIIQVDYGFPSLQTLCRQVVQKHIMHRLAIDWLELPALLKNYCKYE